A region from the Mesorhizobium shangrilense genome encodes:
- a CDS encoding ABC-F family ATP-binding cassette domain-containing protein, with protein MALISLKSLGVTMSAPLFANLDLTIGTGDRLGIVAANGRGKSTLLKCLTGEMEPTSGDITRTRGLRVGHVEQSVAPALLGRTFYQVVADALPSEQAESEMWRVDVVLDSLDVPEAMRERKMQALSGGWQRLALIARVWVTDPDVLLLDEPTNHLDLARISQLETFLNALPREVPVVIASHDRAFLDATTNRTLFLRPEQSPVFALPYSRARQALDEVDAAMARKFERDMKVAQQLRKQAAKLNNIGINSGSDLLTIKTKQLKERAEKLEDAAAPAHRERSAGAIRLANRGTHAKVLVTLEDAAVQTPDGTLLFRTGKRHICQGDRIVLLGRNGVGKSRFVTLIRNAILEPETVGNVKVTPSTVLGYSDQALSGISGDDTPLAMVSRRHDVGEQRARSLLAGAGVSIEMQERKIGVLSGGQKARLMMLALRLADPNFYLLDEPTNHLDIDGQEALEAELLAHQASCVLASHDRSFIRAIGNRFWLIEKQRLTEVEDPEDFFRSVTEAGG; from the coding sequence ATGGCCCTGATCAGCCTCAAATCCCTCGGCGTCACCATGAGTGCGCCGCTGTTCGCCAACCTCGACCTCACGATCGGCACCGGCGACCGGCTCGGTATCGTTGCCGCCAATGGCCGTGGCAAGTCGACCTTGCTGAAATGCCTGACCGGCGAGATGGAACCGACCTCCGGCGACATCACCCGCACGCGCGGCCTGCGCGTCGGCCATGTCGAGCAGTCCGTTGCCCCTGCCCTTCTTGGCCGCACTTTTTATCAGGTGGTGGCTGACGCATTGCCGTCCGAGCAGGCTGAAAGCGAGATGTGGCGCGTCGACGTCGTTCTCGACTCGCTTGATGTGCCGGAGGCGATGCGCGAGCGCAAAATGCAGGCACTGAGCGGCGGCTGGCAGAGGTTGGCGCTGATCGCCCGCGTCTGGGTCACCGATCCCGACGTGCTGCTGCTCGACGAGCCGACCAACCATCTCGACCTTGCCCGCATCAGCCAGTTGGAAACGTTCCTCAATGCGCTGCCACGCGAAGTGCCCGTCGTCATCGCCAGCCACGACCGCGCCTTCCTCGACGCCACCACCAACCGGACGCTGTTCCTGCGCCCGGAACAGTCGCCGGTGTTTGCCTTGCCCTATTCGCGGGCGAGGCAGGCCCTCGACGAGGTCGATGCCGCGATGGCGCGCAAGTTCGAGCGCGACATGAAGGTCGCCCAACAGCTGCGAAAGCAAGCCGCCAAGCTCAACAACATCGGCATCAATTCAGGCAGCGACCTGCTGACGATCAAGACCAAGCAGCTCAAGGAACGCGCGGAGAAGCTGGAAGACGCCGCCGCCCCGGCGCATCGCGAAAGATCGGCCGGAGCGATCCGGCTGGCCAATCGCGGCACGCACGCCAAGGTGCTGGTCACGCTAGAGGATGCGGCGGTGCAAACGCCCGACGGAACGCTGCTGTTCAGGACCGGCAAGCGCCACATCTGCCAGGGCGACCGCATCGTGCTGCTCGGCCGCAATGGCGTCGGCAAGTCGCGCTTCGTCACCCTGATCCGCAACGCCATCCTCGAGCCGGAAACGGTTGGGAACGTGAAGGTGACGCCATCGACGGTGCTGGGCTACAGCGACCAGGCGCTGTCCGGCATCAGCGGCGACGACACGCCGCTGGCGATGGTCTCGCGCCGCCATGATGTCGGCGAACAGCGCGCCCGTTCACTGCTTGCCGGCGCTGGCGTCAGCATCGAGATGCAGGAGCGCAAGATCGGCGTGCTTTCCGGCGGCCAGAAGGCGCGGCTGATGATGCTGGCGCTCAGGCTCGCCGACCCCAACTTCTATCTGCTCGACGAACCGACCAACCATCTCGACATCGACGGCCAGGAAGCGTTGGAAGCGGAACTGCTGGCGCATCAGGCAAGCTGCGTGCTGGCCTCGCATGACCGCTCCTTCATCCGTGCCATCGGCAACCGCTTCTGGCTGATCGAGAAGCAGCGGCTGACCGAAGTCGAGGATCCCGAGGATTTCTTCCGCTCGGTGACCGAAGCGGGTGGGTGA
- a CDS encoding protein-L-isoaspartate O-methyltransferase family protein, protein MKRRDFLTLSAGAAAFSVLPRVAKANVPVPFDRNADVPMGDKKAFIDWMVANRGEDPKYLAARFDRFQIMVYNKDVLDDRNKRAFLFTPREEFVLPQNLGRAYDHAFLDIGYGVTISGPHLVGRMTTAIDVQFGESVLEIGTGSGYQSAYLSNLTDKVHTVEIINPLAARTRGIYDGLVGRGYSEFSAIASKSADGYYGWDGVGDFDKIIVTCGIDHIPPSLLQQLKPDGVMVIPVGPPGAQHVLKVVKQKLPDGTFNIARSDIYNGKVVPFVPFTKLEGEQIVGTHNG, encoded by the coding sequence ATGAAGCGTCGTGACTTTTTGACGCTGTCGGCAGGCGCGGCGGCGTTTTCCGTACTTCCCCGCGTCGCCAAGGCGAATGTGCCGGTGCCGTTCGACCGCAATGCCGATGTGCCGATGGGCGACAAGAAGGCGTTCATCGACTGGATGGTGGCCAATCGCGGTGAGGATCCGAAATATCTGGCCGCGCGCTTCGATCGTTTCCAGATCATGGTCTACAACAAGGACGTGCTGGACGACCGCAACAAGCGCGCCTTCCTGTTCACGCCGCGCGAGGAATTCGTGCTGCCACAGAATCTGGGCCGCGCCTATGACCACGCCTTCCTCGATATCGGCTATGGCGTGACCATTTCAGGCCCGCATCTGGTTGGCCGCATGACGACGGCCATCGACGTGCAGTTCGGCGAATCCGTGCTCGAGATCGGCACCGGCTCCGGTTACCAGTCGGCCTATCTGTCGAACCTGACCGACAAGGTGCATACGGTCGAGATCATCAACCCGCTGGCAGCCCGCACCCGCGGCATCTATGACGGGCTGGTCGGGCGCGGTTATAGCGAGTTCAGCGCCATCGCCAGCAAGAGCGCCGACGGCTATTATGGCTGGGACGGTGTCGGCGATTTCGACAAGATCATCGTCACCTGCGGCATCGACCACATTCCGCCCTCGCTGCTGCAACAGCTCAAGCCCGACGGCGTGATGGTCATCCCGGTCGGGCCGCCCGGTGCGCAGCACGTGCTCAAGGTGGTCAAGCAGAAGCTTCCCGACGGCACGTTCAACATCGCCCGCTCCGACATCTACAACGGCAAGGTGGTGCCCTTCGTACCCTTCACCAAGCTGGAAGGCGAACAGATCGTCGGCACGCACAATGGCTGA
- a CDS encoding clavaminate synthase family protein — protein sequence MLDTPRHSTANGELVRAIRNEGDRIAVDLDNGRTGGLSTRWLRLACECDVCGDTASGKRWLTPADVPVEVRTATLDVSAAEVSVVWDDGHVSRYGSEFLAGHAGGGSGPSRFQPQLWSSDLSGKLGRFAFDAVVEDDEALFGSLRALRDHGIAMLTGVPAETEATARVAGRYGPIRETSYGKVFDLISRPDARVAGETARAQIPHTDEPFRYSPPGFIFFHAIRTGAGTGGTSLMVDGFHVAELMRKNSAELFGLLTRHGVTFHREHAGEVFFSAEAHVISLDAAGAVTGIRYNDRCLAPQAAPLDRIDGLIEALAELTRLICDPQNQFQHQLQPGEVLVFDNQRVMHGRSAFDPTLAVRHLRSCNIDRDGVHSAFRTLARRFAPDEAEAVLYQGAIF from the coding sequence GTGCTGGATACACCGAGACACTCAACCGCGAATGGGGAGCTGGTCCGCGCCATCCGCAACGAAGGCGACCGTATCGCTGTTGATCTCGACAACGGCAGGACCGGCGGGCTTTCCACGCGTTGGCTGCGCCTGGCCTGCGAATGCGATGTGTGCGGCGATACCGCCTCCGGCAAGAGATGGCTGACGCCGGCCGATGTGCCGGTCGAGGTTCGGACCGCCACGCTCGACGTTTCGGCTGCCGAGGTGAGCGTCGTCTGGGATGACGGCCATGTCTCGCGCTATGGCTCGGAGTTTCTGGCGGGCCATGCCGGCGGCGGTTCAGGCCCGTCACGTTTCCAGCCGCAACTGTGGAGCAGCGATCTCAGTGGAAAACTCGGCCGGTTCGCCTTCGACGCGGTGGTCGAGGACGACGAGGCGCTGTTCGGCTCGCTGCGGGCGCTGCGCGACCATGGCATCGCCATGCTGACCGGCGTCCCCGCTGAGACTGAAGCGACGGCCCGGGTGGCTGGCCGCTACGGGCCGATCCGCGAGACCAGCTACGGCAAGGTGTTCGACCTGATCTCGCGGCCGGACGCGCGGGTGGCCGGAGAGACCGCACGGGCGCAGATCCCGCATACGGATGAGCCGTTTCGCTATTCGCCGCCGGGCTTCATCTTCTTCCATGCCATCCGGACCGGCGCGGGCACGGGCGGCACATCGCTGATGGTCGACGGGTTTCATGTCGCTGAACTGATGCGGAAGAACTCGGCCGAACTGTTCGGCCTCCTGACGCGGCACGGCGTTACCTTCCATCGCGAGCATGCGGGCGAAGTGTTCTTCAGTGCCGAGGCGCATGTCATCAGCCTCGACGCCGCCGGCGCTGTCACCGGCATCCGCTACAACGACCGCTGCCTGGCGCCACAGGCGGCGCCGCTGGATCGCATCGATGGGCTGATCGAGGCGCTGGCCGAGCTGACGCGGCTGATCTGCGATCCGCAAAACCAGTTCCAGCACCAGCTGCAACCGGGCGAGGTGCTGGTGTTCGACAACCAGCGCGTCATGCATGGCCGCAGCGCCTTCGATCCGACGCTGGCGGTGCGGCATCTCAGAAGCTGCAACATCGACCGCGATGGCGTCCACAGCGCGTTCCGCACGCTGGCGCGGCGTTTCGCGCCGGACGAGGCGGAGGCGGTGCTTTATCAGGGCGCAATTTTCTAG
- a CDS encoding LysR substrate-binding domain-containing protein has protein sequence MTTLRDLPLSALRALAAAARSGSLTRAAEELGVTPGAVGHQIRQLEDRLGIKLVRRAGNGIVLTRAAEAALPDIDRGFDALSSGLRRLRFERRAETFTISADPSFASLWLAPRLDRVRTALAKLDVRIVASVALDAMLDEGVDLAISYRNSTAQDIASIDLFTERVIPACAPSLIQGRTRPDAAEVLDRMPLLHIDPTMGDDVYPAWRDWFAAAGRQKKDVDHGPRFGLTIVAAQAAIAGMGALLASELVLKRHLDPGHLVEIGRDVPALTIRRRLVWPMRGPKARRAAAVAAELAAVADVGVDSALPR, from the coding sequence ATGACGACACTGAGAGACCTTCCTCTATCGGCCCTGCGGGCGCTCGCGGCCGCGGCGCGAAGCGGCAGCCTGACGCGGGCGGCCGAGGAGCTCGGCGTGACGCCGGGAGCCGTCGGCCATCAGATCAGGCAGTTGGAGGACAGGCTGGGCATAAAACTGGTCCGCCGCGCCGGCAATGGCATCGTGCTGACCCGCGCCGCCGAGGCCGCCCTGCCCGACATCGACCGTGGCTTCGACGCGCTCTCGTCCGGCCTGCGCCGGTTGCGTTTCGAACGGCGGGCCGAGACCTTCACCATATCGGCCGACCCATCCTTCGCCTCGCTGTGGCTTGCGCCGCGCCTTGACCGGGTGCGCACGGCATTGGCGAAGCTCGATGTCCGCATCGTCGCCTCGGTTGCCCTCGACGCCATGCTGGACGAAGGCGTCGACCTCGCCATCAGCTACCGCAACAGCACGGCGCAGGACATCGCGTCGATCGACCTGTTCACTGAACGGGTGATCCCGGCCTGCGCACCATCGCTGATCCAGGGCCGCACCCGGCCGGATGCGGCTGAGGTGCTCGACAGGATGCCGCTGCTGCACATCGACCCGACCATGGGCGACGATGTCTATCCGGCCTGGCGCGACTGGTTCGCTGCAGCAGGGCGGCAGAAGAAGGACGTCGACCACGGTCCGCGTTTCGGCCTGACAATCGTTGCGGCGCAAGCGGCGATTGCCGGCATGGGCGCATTGCTGGCCAGCGAACTGGTTCTCAAGCGCCACCTTGACCCCGGCCATCTCGTCGAGATCGGCCGCGACGTTCCGGCGCTGACAATCCGGCGCCGGCTGGTCTGGCCCATGCGCGGTCCGAAGGCGCGCCGCGCCGCTGCCGTTGCCGCCGAACTGGCTGCAGTTGCCGATGTCGGGGTTGATAGCGCCCTGCCGCGGTGA
- the uvrB gene encoding excinuclease ABC subunit UvrB has translation MARSPDKKTPATASDNRAAPKRRSPLTDFMDASEPLHRGGFEEAPQPELSGTPLTGSIADWAEQIEQEAEREGRLISPLEGEMSPKATEGVAAEGTAMAWNQVEPTPPDGFAATLPSRGRESAKSKKIPERSASPGRSSRGTSMGGAASARERTAAGLNPVAGLDISLEDAETMASSSVTATVAALSALIESGNPLHKDGVLWTPHRPARPEKSEGGIAIKMVSDFEPAGDQPTAIKDLVEGVDNSDRTQVLLGVTGSGKTFTMAKVIEETQRPALILAPNKTLAAQLYSEFKKFFPDNAVEYFVSYYDYYQPEAYVPRTDTFIEKESSINEQIDRMRHSATRSLLERDDVIIVASVSCIYGIGSVETYTAMTFQMQIGDRLDQRSLLADLVAQQYKRQDINFVRGSFRVRGDTIEIFPAHLEDRAWRISMFGDEIEQITEFDPLTGQKTGELKSVKIYANSHYVTPRPTLNQAIKSIKEELKHRLVELERAGRLLEAQRLEQRCRFDLEMLEATGSCAGIENYSRYLTGRQPGDPPPTLFEYIPDNALVFIDESHVTVPQIGGMYRGDFRRKATLAEYGFRLPSCMDNRPLRFEEWDAMRPLSVAVSATPGNWEMEQAGGVFAEQVIRPTGLIDPPVEVRPAKSQVDDVVGEIRETTKAGYRTLVTVLTKRMAEDLTEYLHEQGVRVRYMHSDIDTLERIEILRDLRLGAFDVLVGINLLREGLDIPECGFVAILDADKEGFLRSETSLIQTIGRAARNVDGKVILYADQITGSMERAMAETSRRREKQMEWNTANGITPESVKSRISDILDSVYEKDHVRADISQFTDSAGAMMGNNLKAHLDAMEKQMRDAAANLDFEKAARIRDEIKRLREMELSISEDPLAKYADMESPASGREKGKHNKGVAKHRTAEEQERFRKLDEARAAEEATKAARPNLFRKPALDEMGADGALPVKKPLFAKPSIDDMGPGTDMPTPAGAVSRSLFKKQSASEAHGSDFGIPGEATTPLFKKNSLDEMTVRRTEKPVEGKVPAKPQPISPVVGAGRTEGDAKERGDPNKPIVRQRSGIGSYEDPGDARREKRRPGKTGRPGK, from the coding sequence ATGGCCAGATCCCCCGACAAGAAGACGCCCGCGACGGCGAGTGACAACCGCGCCGCGCCGAAGCGGCGCAGCCCGCTAACCGATTTCATGGATGCTTCGGAGCCGCTGCACAGAGGCGGCTTCGAAGAGGCGCCGCAACCCGAACTGTCGGGCACGCCGCTGACCGGCTCGATCGCCGACTGGGCCGAGCAGATCGAGCAGGAAGCGGAGCGCGAAGGGCGCCTAATCTCCCCCCTCGAGGGGGAGATGTCGCCGAAGGCGACAGAGGGGGTCGCCGCAGAAGGCACCGCCATGGCGTGGAACCAGGTCGAACCGACCCCACCCGACGGCTTCGCCGCCACCCTCCCCTCAAGGGGGAGGGAAAGCGCCAAGTCGAAGAAGATCCCCGAGCGCTCGGCCTCGCCGGGCCGCAGTTCGCGCGGCACCTCGATGGGTGGCGCGGCATCAGCCAGGGAGCGCACGGCCGCCGGCCTCAACCCGGTCGCCGGCCTCGACATCTCGCTGGAAGACGCCGAGACAATGGCCTCGAGCAGCGTCACCGCCACGGTGGCCGCGCTGTCGGCGCTGATCGAATCCGGCAATCCCTTGCACAAGGATGGCGTGCTGTGGACGCCGCACCGCCCTGCCCGTCCGGAAAAGTCCGAAGGCGGCATCGCCATCAAGATGGTGTCCGACTTCGAGCCGGCCGGCGACCAGCCGACCGCCATCAAGGATCTGGTCGAAGGCGTCGACAACAGCGACCGTACCCAGGTGCTGCTCGGCGTCACCGGCTCCGGAAAAACCTTCACCATGGCCAAGGTGATCGAGGAGACGCAGCGCCCCGCCCTGATCCTGGCGCCCAACAAGACGCTGGCCGCACAGCTCTATTCCGAGTTCAAGAAGTTCTTCCCCGACAATGCGGTGGAGTATTTCGTCTCCTATTACGACTATTACCAGCCGGAAGCCTACGTTCCGCGCACCGACACCTTCATCGAGAAGGAATCCTCGATCAACGAGCAGATCGACCGCATGCGCCATTCGGCGACGCGCTCGCTGCTCGAGCGCGACGACGTCATCATCGTCGCCTCCGTGTCCTGCATCTACGGTATCGGTTCGGTCGAGACCTATACGGCGATGACCTTCCAGATGCAGATCGGCGACCGGCTCGACCAGCGCTCCCTGCTCGCCGACCTCGTCGCCCAGCAGTACAAGCGGCAGGACATCAATTTCGTGCGCGGCTCGTTTCGCGTGCGCGGCGACACGATCGAGATATTTCCCGCCCACTTGGAAGACCGCGCCTGGCGCATCTCGATGTTCGGCGACGAGATCGAGCAGATCACCGAGTTCGACCCGCTGACCGGCCAGAAGACCGGCGAGCTGAAAAGCGTCAAGATCTACGCCAATTCGCACTATGTGACGCCGCGCCCGACCCTGAACCAGGCCATCAAGTCGATCAAGGAAGAGCTCAAGCACCGGCTGGTGGAACTGGAACGCGCCGGCCGCCTGCTGGAAGCGCAGCGGCTGGAACAGCGCTGCCGCTTCGATCTGGAGATGCTGGAAGCCACCGGCTCCTGCGCCGGCATCGAGAACTATTCGCGCTATCTCACCGGCCGCCAGCCCGGCGATCCGCCGCCGACGCTGTTCGAATATATCCCCGACAATGCACTGGTCTTCATCGACGAGAGCCACGTCACCGTGCCGCAGATCGGCGGCATGTATCGCGGCGACTTTCGGCGCAAGGCGACGCTGGCCGAATACGGATTCCGCCTGCCGTCCTGCATGGACAACCGTCCCTTGCGCTTCGAGGAATGGGACGCCATGCGCCCGCTCTCCGTCGCCGTCTCGGCCACGCCGGGCAACTGGGAGATGGAACAGGCCGGCGGCGTCTTCGCCGAGCAGGTCATCCGTCCGACCGGCCTGATCGATCCGCCGGTCGAGGTGCGCCCGGCCAAGAGCCAGGTCGACGATGTCGTTGGTGAAATCCGCGAGACGACCAAGGCCGGCTACCGCACGCTGGTCACCGTGCTGACCAAGCGCATGGCCGAGGACCTGACCGAATATCTGCACGAACAGGGCGTGCGCGTCCGTTACATGCACTCCGACATCGACACGCTGGAGCGCATCGAGATCCTGCGCGACCTGCGCCTCGGCGCCTTCGACGTGCTGGTCGGCATCAACCTGCTGCGCGAAGGCCTCGACATTCCCGAATGCGGCTTCGTCGCCATTCTCGATGCCGACAAGGAAGGTTTTTTGCGCTCGGAAACCTCGCTGATCCAGACCATCGGCCGCGCCGCCAGAAACGTCGACGGCAAGGTCATCCTCTACGCAGACCAGATCACTGGCTCGATGGAGCGGGCGATGGCCGAAACCAGCCGCCGCCGCGAAAAGCAGATGGAGTGGAACACCGCCAACGGCATCACGCCGGAATCCGTGAAGTCGCGCATCTCCGACATCCTGGACTCGGTCTACGAGAAGGACCATGTCCGCGCCGACATCTCGCAGTTCACCGACAGCGCCGGCGCCATGATGGGCAACAATCTCAAGGCCCATCTCGACGCCATGGAGAAACAGATGCGCGACGCCGCCGCCAATCTCGATTTCGAGAAGGCCGCCCGCATCCGCGACGAGATCAAGCGGCTGCGCGAGATGGAACTGTCCATCTCCGAAGACCCCCTGGCCAAATACGCCGACATGGAAAGCCCGGCCTCGGGTCGCGAAAAGGGCAAGCACAACAAGGGCGTGGCCAAACATCGCACGGCCGAGGAACAGGAGCGTTTCCGCAAACTCGACGAAGCACGTGCCGCCGAAGAGGCGACCAAGGCTGCCAGGCCCAACCTCTTCCGCAAGCCGGCGCTCGACGAAATGGGCGCGGATGGCGCCCTACCGGTGAAGAAGCCGCTGTTCGCCAAACCCTCGATTGACGACATGGGCCCGGGCACGGACATGCCGACGCCAGCAGGCGCCGTCTCGCGTTCACTGTTCAAGAAACAATCGGCGTCGGAGGCGCACGGCTCCGATTTCGGCATCCCCGGCGAGGCCACCACGCCGCTGTTCAAGAAGAACTCGCTGGACGAGATGACCGTGCGGCGCACGGAAAAGCCAGTCGAGGGAAAGGTGCCTGCCAAGCCCCAGCCGATCTCCCCCGTTGTGGGGGCCGGCAGGACAGAGGGGGATGCGAAGGAACGCGGCGATCCCAACAAGCCCATCGTCCGCCAGCGCTCTGGCATCGGCTCCTATGAGGATCCAGGCGACGCTCGTCGCGAAAAACGCCGGCCGGGCAAGACGGGTCGACCGGGTAAGTAG
- a CDS encoding DMT family transporter, protein MKPKDIAAYVFLAVTWGLSFLVLLKVVHAFGWIGAVTLRSLIAGITLFLLAAATRRRLDFSAGWRHFAMVGATTVAAQLIGLSYATPRIGTAMAAILVAAIPLFSMIIGQLWGLERVTLRGLAGLLLGAAGITVLVGFPAAPITASFAFGCAASLFSSFSAAFGSNYANRHLRSAGSWELTGAAFLFGGLMTLPLLLAVPVPAMPTPTDFLYLVLLACVMSALTYVVYFRLVASIGATRTISVEFAVTTIAVLVGTVMLGESLTMIQVFGAMAIIGGCILVLDPFPRRVKAAPLPSPAG, encoded by the coding sequence ATGAAGCCCAAGGACATCGCCGCCTACGTCTTCCTGGCCGTCACCTGGGGCCTGTCATTCCTTGTCCTGCTCAAGGTGGTGCATGCCTTCGGCTGGATAGGTGCCGTGACCCTGCGCTCGCTGATTGCCGGCATCACGCTCTTTCTGCTCGCTGCCGCGACACGGCGCCGGCTCGATTTCAGCGCCGGGTGGCGGCACTTCGCCATGGTTGGCGCGACGACGGTCGCCGCACAGCTGATCGGCCTGTCCTATGCCACCCCGCGCATCGGCACGGCGATGGCGGCCATCCTCGTTGCCGCGATCCCGCTGTTCTCGATGATCATCGGCCAGCTATGGGGACTTGAACGCGTCACTCTTCGCGGGCTCGCCGGGCTGCTGCTCGGCGCCGCCGGGATCACGGTTCTGGTCGGCTTTCCTGCCGCGCCGATCACGGCATCCTTCGCCTTCGGCTGCGCTGCTTCCCTGTTCAGTTCGTTCTCCGCCGCCTTCGGCAGCAACTACGCCAACCGCCATTTGCGCTCCGCCGGCTCATGGGAACTCACCGGTGCCGCCTTCCTGTTCGGCGGTTTGATGACGCTGCCGCTGCTGCTGGCCGTGCCGGTGCCGGCCATGCCCACCCCCACCGACTTCCTCTATCTCGTCCTTCTCGCCTGCGTGATGAGCGCGCTGACCTATGTCGTCTATTTCCGTCTGGTGGCCAGCATCGGCGCCACCAGGACGATCAGCGTCGAATTCGCGGTGACCACGATCGCGGTACTGGTTGGCACTGTCATGCTCGGCGAGTCGCTGACCATGATCCAGGTGTTCGGCGCCATGGCGATCATCGGCGGCTGCATACTGGTGCTGGACCCGTTCCCTCGTCGGGTGAAAGCGGCGCCCTTGCCATCTCCGGCCGGCTAA
- a CDS encoding tlde1 domain-containing protein produces the protein MTVLRKNKVEADRNWHGEDAGARRSRRINPGSIIRWVAVPSVGTAIGLWLVGTMAGLSSVGASLPTATGSLQQTLLMPGSLTQANPLKQHFKTSTAPFVLANVHGAEQALHDHSPECGDSCFKLASVETHAEKSSRLVAAAAPTQPVVTAGNTIVSQTKDRFERMEAALSPSRIAAAFAGKAKPQETGNAAAHPVISSIAPVVEASLTPSNKVVASLSNDMTGLSDQSYETASLPSAAEAPAAERFARLDPGSVVVQTAPQPMRFGAPAATETPDPSQLALALVKSMPVDDEAFASPLPIEESSADVAVAPSKTLPEKPGDVASLPDALSNDALSNDALSNDVPLPTQRPQLDNAPAPKSAQQQPKAVEQPKAVQPPKAVQQTKPVQLAAKPAPQTRQGKPGNGGDVLAYARPDTPSGGLGQAFKNLFSGPRGGSGAGNGVAVYDISAKTVYLPDGQRLEAHSGLGAMVDQPRYVDQKDRGPTPPNTYDLTLRETRFHGVEAIRLTPVGGRAKYNRVGLLAHTYMLRGGRAESNGCVVFKDYNRFLAAFKKGKVTRLVVVPRLNGSPTQVASNARGV, from the coding sequence GTGACTGTTTTGCGTAAGAACAAAGTTGAAGCGGACCGAAACTGGCATGGCGAAGACGCCGGTGCCCGCCGCTCAAGGCGCATAAATCCCGGATCGATCATACGCTGGGTCGCCGTGCCCAGCGTCGGCACCGCGATCGGCCTCTGGCTGGTTGGCACCATGGCCGGCCTCAGTTCCGTCGGCGCTTCCCTTCCAACAGCCACAGGCAGCCTGCAGCAGACCTTGCTGATGCCCGGTTCGCTGACCCAGGCCAATCCGCTCAAGCAGCATTTCAAGACATCGACAGCGCCATTCGTGCTCGCCAACGTCCATGGCGCCGAGCAGGCCCTGCACGACCACAGCCCGGAATGTGGCGACAGCTGCTTCAAGCTCGCCTCTGTGGAAACCCATGCGGAAAAATCGTCGCGCCTTGTCGCCGCGGCCGCTCCCACCCAGCCGGTCGTCACCGCCGGTAATACGATTGTCAGCCAGACGAAAGATCGCTTCGAACGGATGGAAGCGGCCTTGTCGCCGTCCCGCATCGCCGCCGCCTTTGCCGGTAAGGCAAAGCCGCAGGAGACCGGGAACGCAGCCGCCCATCCCGTCATTTCCAGCATCGCGCCGGTCGTCGAGGCTTCGCTGACGCCCTCCAACAAGGTCGTGGCCAGCCTGTCGAACGACATGACCGGCCTCTCCGACCAATCCTACGAAACAGCAAGCCTGCCTTCCGCCGCGGAAGCCCCTGCCGCGGAACGCTTTGCGCGACTCGATCCGGGCTCCGTCGTTGTCCAGACCGCCCCGCAGCCTATGCGCTTCGGTGCCCCGGCCGCCACCGAGACGCCGGACCCCTCGCAACTGGCGCTGGCGCTGGTCAAGTCGATGCCGGTCGACGACGAGGCATTCGCCTCGCCGCTGCCGATCGAGGAATCCTCGGCCGATGTGGCTGTTGCGCCAAGCAAGACGCTGCCCGAGAAGCCCGGTGACGTGGCCTCGCTGCCCGACGCGCTGTCTAACGACGCGCTGTCTAACGACGCGCTGTCTAACGACGTGCCGCTGCCGACGCAGCGCCCGCAACTGGACAACGCCCCGGCGCCCAAATCCGCACAGCAACAGCCCAAGGCGGTGGAACAGCCCAAGGCCGTCCAGCCGCCGAAAGCCGTTCAGCAAACCAAGCCGGTACAACTGGCCGCAAAGCCGGCTCCCCAGACGCGGCAGGGCAAGCCGGGCAATGGCGGCGACGTGCTGGCCTATGCCCGTCCCGACACGCCCTCTGGCGGCCTCGGCCAGGCATTCAAGAATCTGTTCAGCGGCCCGCGCGGCGGCAGCGGCGCAGGCAATGGCGTCGCCGTCTACGACATTTCGGCCAAGACCGTCTATCTCCCGGACGGCCAGCGTCTCGAGGCCCATTCGGGCCTCGGCGCCATGGTCGACCAGCCGCGCTATGTCGACCAGAAGGATCGGGGGCCAACGCCACCCAACACCTATGACCTGACGCTACGCGAAACGCGCTTCCATGGGGTCGAGGCCATCCGCCTGACCCCAGTTGGCGGCAGGGCCAAATACAACCGCGTCGGTCTGCTCGCGCACACCTACATGCTTCGCGGCGGCCGGGCAGAATCCAACGGCTGCGTTGTCTTCAAGGACTATAATCGCTTCCTGGCTGCCTTCAAAAAGGGCAAGGTCACGCGCCTAGTCGTCGTCCCGCGCCTGAATGGATCGCCTACCCAGGTAGCATCCAACGCACGCGGCGTCTGA